A genomic region of Dactylococcopsis salina PCC 8305 contains the following coding sequences:
- a CDS encoding allophanate hydrolase-related protein: MKKVFICGSALRGQPDNKNLRGAKFVKEAKTLPKYRLHAVKDGWHPGIYAVETGGISILGEVYEMSDDDYEYLLSQEPPNMYPETVYLAGGESAIAMLYPRELIEQEKWPDISHFGGWVAYKNSMIHH; this comes from the coding sequence ATGAAGAAAGTTTTTATTTGCGGGTCGGCGTTGCGAGGGCAGCCAGATAACAAAAATTTACGTGGGGCAAAATTTGTGAAAGAAGCTAAAACTCTTCCTAAGTATAGGTTACACGCAGTTAAAGACGGTTGGCATCCTGGGATTTATGCGGTAGAAACGGGGGGAATTTCTATTCTTGGAGAAGTTTACGAAATGAGCGATGATGATTATGAATATTTACTTTCACAAGAGCCGCCGAATATGTATCCAGAGACGGTTTATTTAGCAGGAGGAGAAAGCGCGATCGCGATGCTCTATCCTCGCGAATTAATTGAGCAAGAAAAGTGGCCAGATATTTCTCATTTTGGCGGTTGGGTTGCTTATAAAAATTCAATGATTCATCATTAG
- the puuE gene encoding allantoinase PuuE, translated as MTNKRDFIGYGSQPPDPQWPNQARLAVQFVINYEEGGENCILNGDSHSEAFLSEVIGAVPLKGMRNLNVESCYEYGSRAGFWRLHRLFTRYNLPVTVYAVAMALERNPEAAKAMTEAGWEIASHGYRWIDYQYFTEELEREHLKRAIAIHKEITGSRPLGWYTGRNSPNTRRLVVEEGGFLYDSDSYADDLPYWVVEGGKPHLVIPYTLDNNDMRFATAQGFNSGEQFFTYLRDAFDTLYAEGEYAPKMMSIGLHCRLVGRPGRMAALARFLDYIGQRDRVWVCRRVDIANHWRQNHPFNSDQVP; from the coding sequence ATGACTAATAAAAGAGATTTTATCGGATATGGATCGCAACCACCTGATCCGCAATGGCCCAATCAGGCGCGGCTTGCCGTGCAATTTGTGATTAACTATGAAGAAGGGGGAGAAAACTGCATCCTCAATGGCGACTCCCATTCTGAGGCGTTTCTTTCTGAAGTGATCGGCGCTGTTCCCTTAAAAGGGATGCGAAACCTGAATGTAGAATCTTGTTATGAATATGGTTCTCGGGCTGGGTTTTGGCGGTTACATCGCCTCTTTACTCGCTATAATCTCCCTGTAACCGTCTATGCAGTTGCAATGGCGCTAGAACGTAATCCAGAGGCGGCCAAAGCAATGACAGAAGCAGGGTGGGAAATCGCCAGTCATGGCTATCGCTGGATTGATTATCAGTATTTTACTGAGGAGTTAGAACGAGAACACCTCAAACGCGCGATCGCGATTCATAAAGAAATTACAGGAAGCCGTCCTCTAGGCTGGTACACTGGGCGCAATAGTCCTAACACTCGCCGTCTTGTGGTAGAAGAAGGGGGCTTTCTCTATGATTCTGATAGTTACGCCGATGATCTCCCGTATTGGGTGGTAGAAGGAGGAAAACCGCATTTAGTTATCCCCTACACCCTTGATAACAATGATATGCGTTTCGCCACTGCACAGGGGTTTAACTCTGGGGAACAGTTTTTTACCTACTTGCGAGATGCGTTTGATACTCTCTACGCTGAAGGCGAGTATGCACCGAAAATGATGAGTATTGGTTTACATTGTCGCCTCGTTGGTCGTCCCGGACGGATGGCAGCCCTAGCCCGTTTTCTAGATTATATCGGACAGCGCGATCGCGTTTGGGTTTGTCGTCGGGTAGATATCGCTAACCACTGGCGACAAAACCATCCCTTTAATAGTGACCAAGTACCCTGA
- a CDS encoding GntR family transcriptional regulator: MSSSVGLVRSSSLYQQAYQTLRQRILNGEFFPEQRLVETQLAEELQVSRTPIRESLRQLQRENLITTDHKGGLIIPRLSPEDARQLYDCRLALELLAVQEACYLGTAEQLKNVGAWVIRAETLLAIEDASEVTRSELLEIDYSFHRAIAQSSGNDHLLELLVRVFDQMTLLRVQTTEKKPDVLEIRSEHRKIYEALLSRDVSIAQAAIKDHLEASKDRVASLLQ, from the coding sequence TTGTCTTCATCGGTTGGACTAGTGCGATCGTCTTCTCTGTATCAACAAGCCTATCAAACGCTTCGTCAGAGGATTCTCAACGGAGAATTTTTCCCAGAACAGCGTTTAGTGGAAACACAACTGGCTGAGGAGTTACAGGTGAGTCGAACTCCCATTCGGGAATCATTACGACAACTGCAACGAGAAAATCTGATTACAACTGATCACAAAGGAGGATTAATTATTCCGAGGTTATCCCCAGAGGATGCGCGACAGCTTTACGATTGTCGTCTCGCTTTAGAATTACTGGCTGTGCAGGAAGCCTGTTATTTAGGAACAGCCGAACAGTTAAAAAATGTTGGGGCTTGGGTGATTCGTGCAGAAACCTTACTCGCGATCGAGGATGCTTCTGAAGTGACGCGATCGGAGTTACTAGAAATTGATTATAGCTTTCACCGCGCGATCGCGCAGAGTAGTGGCAATGATCATCTTTTAGAGTTATTGGTTCGTGTTTTTGATCAAATGACCCTCTTAAGAGTCCAAACCACCGAGAAAAAACCCGATGTTTTAGAAATCCGTAGCGAACACCGCAAAATCTATGAAGCCTTGTTATCTAGGGATGTATCAATAGCACAAGCTGCCATTAAAGACCATTTGGAAGCGAGTAAAGATCGGGTTGCCAGTCTTTTACAGTGA
- a CDS encoding ATP-binding cassette domain-containing protein: MQSSIQGSVKPLPSFASKESYTSSGVKLRSVTKRYDSLVAVENITLDIPSGSYCCLLGPSGCGKTTTLRMLAGHETVTEGKIYLGDRDVTNLPPTQRNTAMVFQNYAVRENLDKVSKTLSKL, from the coding sequence ATGCAGTCTTCAATACAAGGAAGCGTCAAACCTTTACCATCCTTTGCTTCTAAAGAGTCATACACCAGTAGTGGCGTAAAGTTGCGATCAGTGACCAAACGATATGATTCATTGGTTGCAGTAGAAAACATTACGTTAGATATTCCTTCAGGATCATACTGTTGCTTACTCGGCCCCAGTGGCTGTGGTAAAACAACGACACTACGGATGTTAGCGGGACATGAAACAGTAACAGAAGGGAAAATTTATCTTGGCGATCGCGATGTGACGAATCTTCCCCCAACCCAACGCAACACGGCAATGGTCTTTCAAAATTATGCCGTTCGTGAAAACCTAGACAAAGTTTCTAAAACTTTGTCAAAGCTATAA
- the iscB gene encoding RNA-guided endonuclease IscB, translating to MSNYVFVIDQKKTPLKPVHPKRARQLLSSGKAAVFRLFPFTLILKKEVPNPDIHPLTLKIDPGSKVTGFALVTDQGEVVWRMQLEHRGGIIKKRLEQRRALRRKRRSRLRYRQPRFLNRKRQEGWLPPSLMHRVQTTETWAKRLIKFCPVQEIWIEKVKFDTQAMENPEIDGKEYQQGTLQGYSVREYLLEKWDRKCAYCKKENVPLQVEHIHSKSKGGSNQVSNLCLACERCNQKKGDKSIKDFLKKKPTILESVLKQAKSPLKDASAVNATRNKIVEVISQHSSVKTATGAQTKMNRVRLGLPKEHCLDAACVGEVETLTILSHQPLMVTATGTGGRQKCQTNKYGYPIKHRPLRPIQGFQTGDIVQVDIPKGKNQGQWTGRLCPYSDGNCEICPKGRKRLGTKLSYVSRVVHQKDSYKYRHLS from the coding sequence ATGTCCAACTATGTTTTTGTTATTGACCAGAAGAAAACACCACTAAAACCAGTTCACCCAAAACGAGCAAGACAATTACTCTCTTCTGGCAAGGCAGCTGTATTTAGACTTTTTCCATTTACTCTCATTCTTAAAAAAGAAGTGCCTAATCCTGATATCCATCCGCTAACTCTTAAGATTGATCCTGGTTCTAAAGTAACAGGTTTTGCTTTAGTCACGGATCAAGGAGAAGTAGTTTGGAGAATGCAATTAGAGCATCGTGGAGGTATCATCAAAAAACGTCTAGAGCAAAGACGAGCATTAAGAAGAAAACGACGTTCAAGACTTCGTTATCGACAGCCTCGGTTTTTGAATCGTAAGCGTCAAGAAGGTTGGCTACCTCCTTCTCTAATGCACAGAGTTCAGACAACGGAGACTTGGGCGAAAAGACTGATTAAGTTCTGTCCAGTCCAAGAAATCTGGATCGAAAAAGTTAAGTTTGATACTCAAGCAATGGAAAACCCAGAGATTGATGGTAAAGAGTACCAGCAAGGAACATTACAAGGATATTCGGTTCGAGAGTACCTCTTAGAGAAATGGGATCGTAAATGCGCCTATTGTAAAAAGGAAAATGTTCCTCTTCAAGTTGAGCATATTCACTCCAAGTCTAAAGGAGGAAGCAATCAAGTCTCTAACCTTTGTCTGGCTTGTGAGAGGTGTAATCAGAAGAAGGGAGATAAGTCAATTAAAGACTTCTTAAAAAAGAAACCAACTATTCTTGAAAGTGTCCTTAAGCAAGCGAAAAGCCCTCTAAAAGACGCATCTGCGGTTAATGCGACTCGTAATAAAATTGTCGAGGTGATATCACAACATTCCTCAGTTAAAACAGCAACAGGAGCGCAAACCAAGATGAATCGAGTTCGTTTGGGATTACCGAAAGAGCATTGTTTAGACGCGGCTTGTGTTGGAGAGGTTGAAACCTTAACCATTCTCTCCCATCAACCACTAATGGTAACAGCGACTGGGACAGGGGGAAGACAAAAATGCCAAACTAATAAATATGGATATCCCATCAAGCATCGTCCTTTGAGACCAATTCAAGGGTTTCAAACAGGAGATATTGTACAAGTCGATATTCCCAAAGGAAAGAATCAAGGTCAATGGACAGGACGCTTGTGCCCTTATTCAGATGGGAACTGTGAGATTTGCCCGAAGGGTCGTAAAAGATTAGGAACTAAACTATCTTATGTTTCAAGAGTGGTTCACCAGAAAGATAGCTATAAATATAGACACCTATCTTAG
- a CDS encoding aspartate/glutamate racemase family protein gives MTDKMGTVARAVASPNTEIIACNPPSAPVSLECHYDEAIAIPHLLAEMGDSDIDGYIIGCFGDPGLMAAREITTAPVLGIAEAAMHVASFLATGFSIVTTLSRTKIIAEHLVINYGMERHCRNIRAIDLPVLELEIKDSPAQNLIRQECQKALQEDGCGAIVLGCAGMADLAQKLSTELGVPVIDGVSAAVKLLEGIVALGLKTSKQGNFAFPPKK, from the coding sequence ATGACCGATAAAATGGGGACGGTTGCTCGTGCAGTAGCGAGTCCCAACACAGAAATCATCGCCTGTAACCCTCCCTCAGCACCCGTTTCTCTAGAATGTCACTACGATGAAGCCATTGCCATTCCTCATCTTCTAGCCGAAATGGGTGATTCGGACATAGATGGTTATATTATTGGCTGTTTCGGCGATCCTGGCTTGATGGCAGCACGAGAAATTACTACCGCACCCGTTTTAGGCATTGCAGAAGCAGCGATGCACGTTGCCAGTTTCCTCGCCACAGGGTTTTCGATCGTTACCACTCTTTCTCGCACTAAAATCATCGCTGAACATCTGGTAATTAATTATGGAATGGAACGTCATTGTCGCAACATCCGCGCGATCGATCTTCCTGTATTAGAGTTAGAAATTAAGGACTCGCCAGCACAAAATCTGATCCGTCAAGAATGCCAAAAAGCCCTACAAGAAGATGGCTGTGGCGCGATCGTGCTGGGTTGTGCGGGAATGGCAGATTTAGCCCAAAAACTCTCTACAGAATTGGGGGTTCCCGTCATTGACGGCGTTAGTGCAGCGGTGAAATTGCTTGAAGGAATCGTTGCACTGGGCTTGAAAACGAGTAAACAAGGAAATTTCGCTTTTCCTCCCAAAAAGTGA
- a CDS encoding amino acid ABC transporter permease, with protein sequence MEYTFQFSVVWNNLDLLVQGVLLTLQIVSVAIALGFILGLIGALGRTSGNPIFNAITMAYVEFFRNTPFLIQLFFFYFALPNLGVKMSSWQAAVLALGINFGAYATEIIRSGIEGISVGQVEAGKALGLKPLQIFRHVILIPALANIYPALMSQVVIAVLFSCVVSQISAEELTFVGNYLQSRTFRSFEIYLTISLIYVGLVWSIKLIAFFIQRQFFAFTQYTR encoded by the coding sequence ATGGAATATACTTTTCAATTCTCGGTCGTTTGGAATAACCTTGATTTGTTAGTGCAGGGGGTTTTGCTAACTCTACAGATTGTCAGCGTCGCGATCGCGCTGGGTTTTATTCTGGGCCTCATCGGGGCATTAGGGCGAACATCTGGTAACCCAATTTTCAACGCGATCACGATGGCTTATGTTGAATTTTTCCGCAATACACCGTTTTTAATCCAACTGTTTTTCTTCTACTTTGCCTTACCGAATTTGGGAGTCAAAATGTCCTCTTGGCAAGCGGCTGTCTTAGCTTTAGGCATCAACTTTGGGGCCTATGCCACTGAAATTATTCGATCTGGGATTGAAGGAATCAGTGTTGGACAGGTAGAAGCGGGAAAAGCCCTCGGGTTAAAGCCCTTACAGATTTTTCGGCACGTTATTCTCATTCCGGCCCTGGCGAATATTTACCCCGCTTTGATGAGTCAAGTAGTCATTGCCGTTTTATTTAGCTGTGTGGTTTCCCAAATTTCTGCAGAAGAATTAACCTTTGTTGGAAACTATCTCCAATCCCGCACCTTTCGCAGCTTCGAGATTTATTTAACCATTTCCTTAATTTATGTGGGGCTGGTTTGGTCAATCAAACTCATTGCCTTCTTTATTCAAAGACAGTTTTTTGCCTTTACTCAATACACTCGTTAA
- a CDS encoding amino acid ABC transporter permease yields the protein MEEFTFSQILTNLLLATRWTIVLSAIAFFGGGVVGFLVMLMRISPNPIIKAVSTLYIEFFEATPLLMQLFLVFFGISVVIGLNVSAWVAATIALTTYSSAFLADIWRGSVEAIPRGQWEASRALGLSYFKQLSNIILPQAVRMSIPPTVGFAVQVIKGTSLASIIGFIELTRSASSISNVTFEPLLVYSLAAMIYFCLCFPLSLWSKRLENRFSYVNL from the coding sequence ATGGAAGAGTTCACCTTTTCACAAATTCTGACCAATCTCCTGTTAGCTACACGCTGGACAATTGTTCTTTCCGCGATCGCGTTTTTTGGCGGTGGTGTTGTTGGCTTTCTCGTTATGTTGATGCGGATATCTCCCAATCCAATCATTAAAGCAGTCAGTACGCTTTATATCGAATTTTTTGAAGCAACACCATTATTAATGCAACTATTCCTCGTTTTCTTTGGCATTTCCGTCGTTATTGGCTTAAATGTCTCCGCTTGGGTGGCGGCAACGATTGCTTTGACCACTTACAGCAGTGCCTTTCTAGCAGATATTTGGCGCGGTTCGGTGGAAGCCATTCCTCGCGGGCAATGGGAAGCCTCAAGAGCGTTAGGACTGAGCTATTTTAAGCAACTCAGTAATATTATTCTCCCGCAAGCGGTTCGGATGTCCATTCCGCCGACAGTGGGGTTTGCCGTGCAGGTAATTAAAGGAACGTCTTTGGCTTCTATTATTGGTTTTATTGAACTCACCCGATCAGCCTCTTCTATTAGTAACGTCACCTTTGAACCACTACTGGTTTATTCCTTAGCTGCGATGATTTACTTCTGTTTGTGTTTTCCCCTCTCTCTCTGGAGTAAACGCTTAGAAAATCGCTTCTCCTATGTCAACCTCTGA
- a CDS encoding transporter substrate-binding domain-containing protein has protein sequence MSTSEIEFLVIIMLQSMFRSLSRLFGLSALSVKVVFALAISLIFSISIISCSNQSITSQEVATENANAQSNPTVQGGSTLDNILSAGVVKIAVPQDSPPFGSVGTDGKPQGYDVDVARLISEALEVNLDLIPVTSTNRIPYLETGRADLVISSLGATPERARSIYFSSMPYAPFFSGIYGAASLDVSSYKDLAGYTVGVTQGSLEDLEVAEKAPEGVTIKRFEDNSLTISALLSKQVDLIATGNTIAGKVIKSNPKEGIENKFVMKNSPCYIGVRRGDLDMLQWINVFIRHKRFSGEFEALSQEWFGESLQSLPAF, from the coding sequence ATGTCAACCTCTGAAATTGAATTCTTAGTGATCATCATGCTTCAATCCATGTTTCGTTCTCTCTCTCGTCTATTCGGTTTATCCGCACTCAGTGTAAAAGTTGTTTTTGCTCTTGCGATTAGCTTGATCTTTAGCATCAGTATTATTTCCTGCTCAAATCAATCCATTACCTCGCAAGAAGTCGCCACCGAAAACGCTAATGCTCAAAGTAATCCCACTGTTCAGGGAGGCAGTACACTGGATAATATCCTTAGTGCGGGTGTGGTCAAAATCGCTGTTCCCCAAGATTCTCCGCCTTTTGGTTCAGTAGGAACCGACGGCAAGCCTCAAGGTTACGACGTTGATGTGGCTAGGCTCATCAGTGAGGCTTTAGAAGTGAATTTAGACTTGATTCCAGTTACCAGTACCAATCGCATCCCTTATTTAGAAACTGGGCGAGCCGATCTTGTAATTTCTAGTTTAGGGGCAACCCCAGAACGAGCGCGATCGATTTACTTCTCTTCGATGCCTTATGCCCCTTTCTTTTCTGGGATTTATGGTGCAGCCAGTCTCGATGTATCCAGTTACAAAGACTTGGCTGGATATACGGTTGGCGTTACCCAAGGGTCTTTAGAAGACTTGGAAGTAGCGGAAAAAGCCCCAGAAGGGGTGACAATCAAACGTTTTGAAGATAATAGTTTAACCATCTCTGCTTTACTTTCAAAACAAGTTGATCTGATTGCAACGGGTAACACGATCGCAGGAAAAGTGATCAAAAGTAATCCCAAAGAAGGAATTGAAAATAAATTTGTGATGAAGAACTCCCCTTGTTACATTGGCGTGCGCCGTGGGGATTTGGATATGTTGCAGTGGATTAATGTTTTTATTCGCCACAAGCGTTTCTCTGGTGAATTTGAAGCCTTATCTCAAGAGTGGTTTGGAGAATCCCTGCAAAGCCTACCCGCTTTTTAG
- a CDS encoding amino acid ABC transporter ATP-binding protein produces MEEKQTQTTNVTIGSNEPVITVAEVEKWYSNGFHALRGVSLNIDRGEVVVIMGASGSGKSTFIRTFNALEPYQKGRIVIDGMELTPKMKNVDAIRREVGMVFQQFNLFPHLTVIDNVMLAPMKVRGWKKGKAQEVAFELLDRVGILNQANKYPGQLSGGQQQRVAIARALAMQPKVMLFDEPTSALDPEMVREVLDVMRSLAKSGMTMVCVTHEVGFAREVADRVVLMADGQIMETATPEVFFHNPQHERSRQFLSQILH; encoded by the coding sequence ATGGAAGAGAAGCAAACACAAACCACTAACGTCACTATAGGTAGCAATGAGCCTGTGATAACAGTTGCAGAGGTGGAAAAATGGTATAGCAATGGCTTTCATGCCCTGCGAGGGGTTAGTCTCAACATCGATCGCGGTGAAGTAGTGGTGATCATGGGGGCTTCTGGTTCGGGGAAATCTACCTTTATCCGCACCTTTAACGCCCTAGAACCCTATCAAAAAGGACGGATTGTTATTGATGGCATGGAACTAACGCCGAAGATGAAAAATGTTGATGCCATTCGTCGGGAAGTGGGGATGGTCTTCCAACAATTTAATCTGTTTCCCCATCTGACGGTCATTGATAATGTGATGCTTGCACCGATGAAAGTGCGGGGCTGGAAAAAAGGGAAAGCGCAAGAAGTGGCGTTTGAATTGCTCGATCGGGTTGGTATTCTTAATCAAGCCAATAAATATCCTGGACAACTTTCAGGGGGTCAACAACAACGGGTCGCGATCGCGCGAGCCCTCGCCATGCAACCGAAAGTGATGTTATTTGATGAACCCACCTCGGCACTTGACCCAGAAATGGTGCGAGAGGTGCTTGATGTGATGCGGTCTTTAGCTAAATCGGGAATGACAATGGTGTGTGTCACCCACGAAGTCGGTTTTGCCCGAGAAGTCGCCGATCGCGTCGTCCTCATGGCTGATGGTCAGATCATGGAAACCGCAACGCCAGAAGTCTTTTTCCATAATCCTCAACATGAACGCAGTCGCCAGTTTCTCTCGCAAATCTTACATTAA
- a CDS encoding aromatic ring-hydroxylating dioxygenase subunit alpha → MLVTQEPILRRFWYPVIPLDQIQSEPKHFQLLGENLVLWTDQSGHSKAAKDRCCHRSAQLSLGKVENGNLVCPYHGWTFEGSGSCVRVPQLEDQEKIPKTYRIETYWCQSRYGYAWVCLGENPLADIPEIPEASDPEFRCIPEFYEPWHCAGLRVMENELDLAHPTFVHTGTFGSEEHPVPDEMDITETEYGLTMKAVLGVVNPEQQQKNLKMSESQTVRTLDIDWFLPFTCKLRINYPNGLVHIIVNTATPINDGTSQIVQFCLRNDTEADTKAADAKAFDRAVTLEDKAILETTDYDVPLDISQEQHMTTDKPGILMRRRFASLFKNH, encoded by the coding sequence ATGTTAGTAACCCAAGAACCGATATTAAGGCGGTTTTGGTATCCCGTCATCCCGTTAGACCAGATACAGAGTGAACCAAAACATTTTCAGCTTTTAGGGGAAAATTTGGTTTTGTGGACAGATCAAAGTGGTCATTCCAAGGCGGCTAAAGATCGGTGTTGTCATCGTTCGGCACAACTCTCTTTAGGAAAAGTAGAAAATGGGAATCTCGTCTGTCCGTATCACGGTTGGACATTTGAGGGGTCGGGAAGTTGTGTGCGTGTCCCACAGTTAGAAGATCAAGAGAAGATTCCGAAAACCTATCGCATTGAGACTTATTGGTGTCAATCTCGTTATGGTTACGCTTGGGTGTGTTTAGGAGAAAACCCCCTTGCAGATATTCCAGAGATTCCCGAAGCGAGTGACCCTGAATTTCGTTGTATTCCAGAATTTTACGAACCTTGGCATTGTGCAGGGTTACGGGTAATGGAAAATGAACTGGATTTGGCGCATCCAACTTTTGTTCATACAGGAACATTTGGCAGTGAAGAACATCCCGTTCCTGATGAAATGGACATTACAGAAACTGAATATGGCTTAACCATGAAAGCGGTTTTGGGAGTGGTGAACCCAGAACAACAGCAGAAAAACCTGAAAATGTCAGAAAGTCAAACTGTTCGCACCTTAGATATTGATTGGTTTTTGCCCTTTACCTGCAAACTTCGCATCAACTATCCCAACGGCTTAGTTCATATTATCGTCAATACAGCAACGCCCATTAATGATGGAACATCGCAAATCGTCCAGTTTTGTCTGCGAAACGATACCGAAGCCGATACCAAAGCAGCAGATGCTAAAGCCTTCGATCGCGCCGTCACCCTAGAAGACAAAGCAATCTTAGAAACCACTGATTATGATGTTCCCCTGGATATTTCCCAAGAACAACACATGACAACCGATAAACCAGGCATTTTAATGCGTCGCCGTTTTGCCAGTTTATTCAAAAATCACTGA
- a CDS encoding uracil-xanthine permease family protein, producing MTNEKIALETETEETTETRPISGDLIYGLEDRPPVGKAIFAAIQHVLASVVGIVTPSLIISDALGLQAADASFLISMSLFVSGIATFIQAKRFGPVGSGLLSIQGTSFAFIGPILGAGGAYIAADNSPTAALGLIFALCMLGSFIQMILSRFLKLAQKVVTPLVTGTVVTLIGLTLVRVGITDMGGGFAAKSAGTFGSMQNLGVAFLVLLTVLILNSLSSPLLRMGSIVIGLVVGYIIAIPLGMVSFDGLGNLPPFTVPLPFRYGFNFDFAAFIPFIFLYVITTIESIGDLTATSLISGLEIRGEKYFQRLQGGVLADGLNSFIAGCFNTFPNTTFSQNNGVIQLTGIGSRYVGFFISGIFVLLGLIPIFGGIIQAIPKPVLGGATILMFGTVATAGIKLLSCVNLTRRNSLIIAVSLGLGLGVTFAPEILDQLPTLIKNIFSSGISTGGITALTLNILIPGERE from the coding sequence ATGACTAATGAAAAAATTGCACTAGAAACCGAAACAGAAGAAACCACAGAAACTAGACCCATATCAGGGGACTTAATCTATGGACTAGAAGATCGCCCCCCAGTGGGAAAAGCGATTTTTGCCGCCATTCAGCACGTTTTAGCCAGTGTGGTGGGAATTGTTACTCCGTCCCTGATTATCTCCGATGCCCTGGGATTACAGGCAGCAGATGCCAGTTTTTTGATTAGTATGTCTCTGTTTGTCTCAGGAATCGCTACTTTTATTCAAGCTAAACGCTTCGGTCCAGTGGGATCGGGATTATTAAGCATTCAAGGGACAAGTTTTGCTTTTATCGGCCCCATTTTAGGCGCTGGCGGGGCGTATATTGCTGCGGACAATTCTCCCACTGCCGCACTGGGTCTAATTTTTGCCTTGTGTATGCTGGGGTCTTTTATCCAGATGATTTTGAGTCGCTTTCTCAAATTAGCCCAGAAGGTGGTCACGCCTCTAGTAACTGGAACGGTTGTCACTCTCATTGGGTTAACCCTAGTCCGTGTGGGGATTACCGATATGGGAGGCGGTTTTGCTGCGAAATCAGCAGGGACGTTTGGCAGTATGCAAAATCTAGGTGTGGCGTTTCTGGTCTTACTGACAGTTTTAATTCTCAATAGCCTGAGTAGCCCTCTGTTAAGAATGGGATCGATCGTGATTGGCTTGGTTGTCGGCTATATCATTGCGATTCCCCTAGGGATGGTTAGTTTTGACGGTTTGGGAAATCTTCCGCCGTTTACGGTTCCGCTTCCCTTTCGCTATGGGTTTAATTTTGATTTTGCTGCCTTTATTCCCTTTATTTTTCTTTATGTCATTACAACGATTGAATCCATTGGTGATTTAACCGCAACTTCCTTGATTTCTGGGCTAGAGATTCGCGGTGAAAAGTATTTCCAACGCTTACAAGGCGGTGTCTTGGCTGATGGACTTAACTCTTTTATTGCTGGCTGTTTCAACACATTCCCCAATACAACATTTAGCCAAAATAACGGGGTGATTCAGTTAACGGGAATTGGTAGCCGCTATGTAGGCTTTTTTATTTCTGGGATTTTTGTCTTGTTGGGCTTAATTCCGATTTTTGGCGGAATTATTCAAGCTATTCCCAAACCCGTTTTAGGCGGGGCAACGATTTTGATGTTTGGAACTGTTGCGACAGCAGGGATTAAGTTACTCTCTTGTGTCAACCTTACCCGCCGCAATTCCTTAATTATCGCGGTGTCTTTGGGATTAGGTTTAGGGGTAACTTTCGCACCAGAGATTCTCGACCAGTTACCAACTCTCATTAAAAACATCTTTAGTTCTGGTATTTCCACAGGTGGAATTACTGCTTTAACTTTAAACATTTTGATTCCAGGAGAACGGGAGTAA